Genomic window (Desulforapulum autotrophicum HRM2):
ATCGCTGTTCAGGCCCTTCCTCAAGACAGCTCCCGCAGATTTTACCGAAGCCTGATTAATGGGACCATGTTAAGGAGGGTGATATGTACAAACAAGAGATCGATCATATCCTTGAACGGATGCTGGAAAGCAATAAAAATGTGTCAGACCTGAACCTGACCCCTGGGAAACCCTTTCAGGTGGAAACCGCTGGAGAGCTTGTCCCGGTGGAAATAGAACCTGGTTTTAAGGTCCTCACACCGTTTCAGACCGAAGTTTTTGCCCTGCACCTCATCAATCAGGACCGCAGGCTCACCGAGATTCTTTTAAAAGAGGGATCGTGTGATCTCTCCTATGCCCTTGGGGATCGGGCAAGGTTTCGGGTCAACATCTTTTCCCGGTCTGGCAATTACGCCATTGTTTTAAGAAAACTGGATACCACCATTCCCACCATCAATGAACTGGATCTGCCCCGCTCCTTTCATAAGATGTCCCTTGAAAAAAACGGAATTATTTTTGTCACGGGCGCCACAGGCAGTGGAAAGTCCACCTCCCTTGCAGCTCTTCTGGATGAAATCAATGAGACCAAATCCGTCCATGTGATCACCCTGGAAGATCCCATTGAGTACCAGCACAGCCAGAAGCAGGCGACCTTTAACCAGCGTGAACTCGGGTCTGACTTTGATTCCTTTGCTTCGGGCCTCAGGGCAGCCCTTCGCCAGGCACCCAAGGTGATTCTGGTGGGAGAGATGCGGGATCGGGAAACAGTGGAGATTGGCCTTTCCGCTGCAGAAACAGGCCATCTGGTCCTTTCCACGCTCCACACGGTGGATGCCGGGCAGACCATCAACCGCATCATCGGCATGTTTTCGACGGAGGAGGAACGGCAGATCCGCATCCGCCTTGCCGACACCATCCGCTGGGTGGTGTCCCAGCGGCTGTTACCCCGGACAGGGGGCGGTCGTGTGGCGGCCTTTGAAATTATGAGTGTCAGTTTAAGGGTTAAAGATTCCATTCTCAATGGTGAGTCCGAAGGCAAAACCTTTTACGAAATCATGAAAGCGGGTAAGGCCTTTGGTATGACTACCTTTGATGAGTTCATTATTTCCCTGTATGAACAGGGAAAAATTACAGAAGAGGTTGCCCTGGCCTATTCTTCAAGACGGTCCAGTGTAGGTCGTGGACTTGACTTCATTAAAAGTTCACGGGGTGAGGCAACCACGGAAATCAAATCCCTTGAGATAGACCATGGATATGAGAGGACATGATGGATATCGTCTGTAACCAGTGCCACACAAAACTTTCCATTCCCGATCACAAAGTGCCTAGGGGTAAACGGGCATCGTTTCTCTGCCCTAAATGCAAGCAACGGATTCAGATTTCCCCATCAGCGGATTCTTCAGGGCCGTCCATGGCCCCGACCCGGACCTACGATGCAGCAGATAAGCCCTTTGACTTTGTGGATAGCAACAAACAGACATCCCTTGTCTGCATGGGCAGTGGGGCCGCTGTTGTTTCCCAAGCATTGGAGACCATGGGCCATGTGGTCAAACAGGCAAAAGATGTGGAACATGCCCTTTTGAATATGAGGTATCACCTGTTTGATATTGTGGTGGTGGACGATGGCTTTGATCGTCCCGGTGTTCCCGGAGTGCTCAGCACCCTTTGTCAACTTGAAATGGCTTCCAGACGGAAAATATTTGTAATCCTTGTCTCCGAAAGGTATCGCACCATGGACAGCATGGCCGCCCTTCACCAGAGCGTCAATCTTGTGGTCAATCATTCCAGCCTTAACAAGGTGGATAAAATAATCGATCGGGCAATCAAGGAGAATGAGCAGTTTTATGCTGTTTTCAAGGATTCTCTCAAGAAAACGGGAAAGGGCTGAGCCGTGAGTCAACCGTGGGAAAAAAAGCGGGTTTCTCCGGAAAGGGCCCTGTCAAAGATCGAACCGGGCATGAATGTCTTCCTTGGAACGGGGGCGGCAGAGCCAAGAACCCTTGTCAAGACCCTGATGGGATCCAGCGAGGCAAACCTGGCCGATCTCACCCTGATTCAAATCGTTAGTTTCGGGGACGCAATCTCCATTGAGGGCCTTCGCTCGAATCGCTCAAGGCTGAAAACCTTTTTTTCCGGATGGGTGGCAAGTGAGGCGATCAATGCGGGAAGGGTGGACCTTATTCCCAGCCGGTTCTCTAATATCCCTTCGCTGATCAACGATTACCAGATTCCCGTGGATGCGGCCCTGATCCAGGTCACTCCCCCCGATGGGAACGGCCGCTGCTCCCTTGGCATTGCCGTTGATGTGGCCCGCCAGGCCATGGCCCAGGCAACCCTTGTCATCGGTGAAATCAACCCGGATGTTCCCTGTACCTTTGGTGACACCTTTGTTTCGGTTGACGAGTTTGATTTTTTTGTGGAAAGCCGCGAACCCATGTTTTATTTTCCAAGCTGGCCCGTGGACGATGTCCATGACAGGGTTGCCGCCAATGTGGCGTCGGTCATTGAAGACGGATCCTGCCTTGCCTTCAGCTTTGGACCCCTGTTCCAGGCCCTGCCGCGACACCTTGCATCAAAACGCGATCTCGGGATTCACACTCCCTTTGTCACGGATGCCGTAATGGAACTGATGAACAGCGGGGCTGTGACCAACCGGTATAAGGAGAGTTATCGGGGTAAGACCCTTGCCTCCTACGCCATGGGTTCAAAGGCGCTCATGGCTTGGCTTGATCGAAATCCCCTGATCGAGTTCCAGGGCGTGGGTCAGGTGTTCAACCCCATGGAGATTGGCCGCAATAAACGATTTATAGCCATTATCCCGGCAAGAAAGGTGGACCTTTCAAGCCGTATCTCCATGCACATGGGCAAGGGAAACGTTACCTCGGGTCCAGGCCAGGTCATGGACTTTTTCAACGGGGCCGAGATTTCCAAGGGAGGGTTCAACATCTTTGCCCTGCCCAGTCGCAATCTTTCGGGTGAGGCTAATATTCGCATCAACATTGAGGGGGTTGCCAATCAGATCAATTTTCCTGATTCCGTGGGTATGGTGGCAACAGAATACGGCATAGCTGCCCTGTCCGGCCGAACCATGCGCGAGCGGGCCCAGGCCCTCATTGAGATTGCCCACCCCGATGACCGTGAAGCCCTGGTTGCAGGGGCAAAGAAAATTAATCTCCTCTACCCAGACCAGATATTTATCCATGAAAGCTCCCGGCTTTACCCTGACCACATCGCAGAGCGCCACACCTTTAAGAACAATACCGAGGTGAGATTCCGTGCCATCAAGCCTTCGGATGAAGAGGGCATGAGGCGACTGTTTTATCGGTTTTCAGACCGGGCCATTTATTACCGCTATTTCACCCCCATCAAGACCATGCCCCACGAAAAAACCCAGGAGTACGTCAATGTGGACTACCGCAACGTTATTTCCATTGTGGGACTGGTTGGCCCCCCTGGCCAGGGCCGGATTATTGCCGAGGCAAGGTACGCCCGCCACAAGGATAAACCCCTTGTGGATGTGGCCTTTGTCGTGGATGAAAAGTTCCAGGGACTGGGTATCGCAACCCATCTCTACGGTATGCTGGCAAGGCTTGCCAGGCAGCGGGGTGCCAGGGGGATGACGGCTGATGTTCTTGCCTCCAACCAGTCCATGTTAAAGGTATTTGAAAAGGGAAAATATCCGGTTCAGTCGCGGTTTGAAAACGGAGCCCATGCCCTTTTTATCCCGTTTGATTCAGCGGAAGATCAGCGTTGACCCTCAGAGAAAACAGGCTGGTCTGCAATGATCCTCAGCCCCTCCAGGGTCAGGGCATTATCCACGATTTCAATGGTTTCAGAGGCGTCTGCAATAAGGACTGCCAGCCCTCCCGTGGCAATGACCTTTGGGGTTGTCCCCATCTCCTTTGACATCCTTTTCACCATGCCGTCCACCAGTGCCCCATTGCCGTAGATGATTCCTGATTTGATGCTGTCAATGGTGTTCTTGCCGATTACGTTCTGTGGTCGTCTGAATATTTCCACCCGGGGCAGTTTGGATGCCCTCTGGAAAAGAGCCTCGGCCGAGATCATCACACCCGGTGTAATGGCACCGCCCAGGTATTCCCCCTTTGCTGATATGGCATCAAAGGTGGTGGCCGTTCCAAAATCAATGATGATCATGCTGGTTTTATAACGCTCAAATGCAGCCACGGCATTGACGATTCTGTCCGCCCCGACTTCGGCCGGGTTGCTGTAGCAGATGGGCATGAGGTTTTTAACGGAAGCTGGATCAATCCACAGGGGTTTCTGGTTGAGATAGCGCGTGCAAAAGGTGTCCAGGATACTGTTGATGGGTGGTACAACCGAC
Coding sequences:
- a CDS encoding type IV pilus twitching motility protein PilT, yielding MYKQEIDHILERMLESNKNVSDLNLTPGKPFQVETAGELVPVEIEPGFKVLTPFQTEVFALHLINQDRRLTEILLKEGSCDLSYALGDRARFRVNIFSRSGNYAIVLRKLDTTIPTINELDLPRSFHKMSLEKNGIIFVTGATGSGKSTSLAALLDEINETKSVHVITLEDPIEYQHSQKQATFNQRELGSDFDSFASGLRAALRQAPKVILVGEMRDRETVEIGLSAAETGHLVLSTLHTVDAGQTINRIIGMFSTEEERQIRIRLADTIRWVVSQRLLPRTGGGRVAAFEIMSVSLRVKDSILNGESEGKTFYEIMKAGKAFGMTTFDEFIISLYEQGKITEEVALAYSSRRSSVGRGLDFIKSSRGEATTEIKSLEIDHGYERT
- a CDS encoding type III pantothenate kinase, which gives rise to MLLVIDVGNTNTVLGVFNGNTLIQDWRIRTIRESTVDEFNLLAKALFVDKKIDLSTIKRTVISSVVPPINSILDTFCTRYLNQKPLWIDPASVKNLMPICYSNPAEVGADRIVNAVAAFERYKTSMIIIDFGTATTFDAISAKGEYLGGAITPGVMISAEALFQRASKLPRVEIFRRPQNVIGKNTIDSIKSGIIYGNGALVDGMVKRMSKEMGTTPKVIATGGLAVLIADASETIEIVDNALTLEGLRIIADQPVFSEGQR
- a CDS encoding bifunctional acetyl-CoA hydrolase/transferase family protein/GNAT family N-acetyltransferase translates to MSQPWEKKRVSPERALSKIEPGMNVFLGTGAAEPRTLVKTLMGSSEANLADLTLIQIVSFGDAISIEGLRSNRSRLKTFFSGWVASEAINAGRVDLIPSRFSNIPSLINDYQIPVDAALIQVTPPDGNGRCSLGIAVDVARQAMAQATLVIGEINPDVPCTFGDTFVSVDEFDFFVESREPMFYFPSWPVDDVHDRVAANVASVIEDGSCLAFSFGPLFQALPRHLASKRDLGIHTPFVTDAVMELMNSGAVTNRYKESYRGKTLASYAMGSKALMAWLDRNPLIEFQGVGQVFNPMEIGRNKRFIAIIPARKVDLSSRISMHMGKGNVTSGPGQVMDFFNGAEISKGGFNIFALPSRNLSGEANIRINIEGVANQINFPDSVGMVATEYGIAALSGRTMRERAQALIEIAHPDDREALVAGAKKINLLYPDQIFIHESSRLYPDHIAERHTFKNNTEVRFRAIKPSDEEGMRRLFYRFSDRAIYYRYFTPIKTMPHEKTQEYVNVDYRNVISIVGLVGPPGQGRIIAEARYARHKDKPLVDVAFVVDEKFQGLGIATHLYGMLARLARQRGARGMTADVLASNQSMLKVFEKGKYPVQSRFENGAHALFIPFDSAEDQR
- a CDS encoding zinc-ribbon domain-containing protein, with the translated sequence MMDIVCNQCHTKLSIPDHKVPRGKRASFLCPKCKQRIQISPSADSSGPSMAPTRTYDAADKPFDFVDSNKQTSLVCMGSGAAVVSQALETMGHVVKQAKDVEHALLNMRYHLFDIVVVDDGFDRPGVPGVLSTLCQLEMASRRKIFVILVSERYRTMDSMAALHQSVNLVVNHSSLNKVDKIIDRAIKENEQFYAVFKDSLKKTGKG